A single genomic interval of Procambarus clarkii isolate CNS0578487 chromosome 61, FALCON_Pclarkii_2.0, whole genome shotgun sequence harbors:
- the LOC123774257 gene encoding salivary acidic proline-rich phosphoprotein 1/2-like, with protein MKADQGHQECRPGPPRMSARATKRVGQDHQEGRPGPPRMSTRATKRAGQGHKEGRPGPPRMSTGATKKADQGHQEGRQGPPRMSTRATKRADQGHQEGRPGPPRGPTRATKRADQGHQEGRPEPPRGPPRGHQEGRPGATNRAAQGPPKGPTRANKRVDQGHQEGRPGATTFPPTHYTPPRY; from the coding sequence ATGAAGGCCGACCAGGGCCACCAAGAATGTCGGCCAGGGCCACCAAGAATGTCGGCCAGGGCCACCAAGAGGGTCGGCCAGGACCACCAAGAGGGCCGGCCAGGACCACCAAGAATGTCGACCAGGGCCACCAAGAGGGCCGGCCAGGGCCACAAAGAGGGCCGGCCAGGGCCACCAAGAATGTCGACCGGAGCCACCAAGAAGGCCGACCAGGGCCACCAAGAGGGCCGACAAGGGCCACCAAGAATGTCGACCAGGGCCACCAAGAGGGCCGACCAGGGCCACCAAGAGGGCCGACCAGGGCCACCAAGAGGGCCGACCAGGGCCACCAAGAGGGCCGACCAGGGCCACCAAGAGGGCCGACCAGAGCCACCAAGAGGGCCGCCCAGGGGCCACCAAGAGGGCCGCCCAGGGGCCACCAATAGGGCCGCCCAGGGGCCACCAAAAGGGCCGACCAGGGCCAACAAGAGGGTCGACCAGGGCCACCAAGAGGGCCGACCAGGGGCCACAACCTTCCCGCCAACTCATTACACTCCGCCACGATATTAA